A window from Cryptomeria japonica chromosome 1, Sugi_1.0, whole genome shotgun sequence encodes these proteins:
- the LOC131028751 gene encoding transcription factor MYB14 encodes MTEKMGKAQCCSYVGMKRGPWTPEEDYLLIKYIQAHGEGNWRTLPVKAGLSRCGKGCRLRWMNYLRPNVKRGHISSDEEEMIIRLHKLLGNRWSLIAGRIPGRTDNEVKNYWNTHLSKRFNVTKVVNRKAQRKPICADKNGEGNGNIQWIHERPVLQEEEGSNPKLYVVQDTVESIPSLNGCDEQAAIIDYNNAIDNVFNDPWVYGNHIFSSQNACPPAYDTSSSVCYNGSSSSGNINYCFNPTGEESITQFDNSVSAVQPHVQMPNHEYGFQVEAQSAQNVLLNSTVQPTDEYCVPLLSFSDWLNYIQLSN; translated from the exons ATGACAGAGAAGATGGGAAAAGCACAATGTTGTTCCTATGTGGGGATGAAGAGAGGGCCTTGGACACCTGAGGAAGATTACCTTTTGATAAAGTATATCCAAGCCCATGGAGAAGGCAATTGGCGCACTCTTCCTGTTAAAGCAG GTTTGTCGCGCTGTGGGAAAGGATGCAGATTACGTTGGATGAATTATCTTCGTCCTAATGTCAAACGCGGCCATATTTCATCAGATGAAGAGGAGATGATTATAAGACTCCACAAATTGCTCGGCAATAG GTGGTCGCTGATCGCGGGACGAATTCCTGGAAGAACTGATAATGAGGTCAAGAATTACTGGAACACCCATTTGAGCAAAAGGTTCAATGTCACCAAAGTCGTCAATCGTAAAGCGCAGAGAAAGCCAATCTGCGCTGATAAAAATGGCGAAGGAAACGGCAACATTCAGTGGATTCACGAGAGGCCAGTATTGCAGGAGGAAGAGGGTTCTAATCCTAAACTATACGTGGTCCAAGACACAGTAGAATCCATTCCAAGTTTAAATGGTTGTGACGAACAGGCTGCCATTATCGATTACAACAATGCTATTGACAATGTGTTTAACGATCCTTGGGTTTACGGAAATCACATATTTTCTTCACAGAATGCCTGCCCACCAGCCTATGATACTTCAAGTTCAGTATGTTACAATGGCAGTTCATCATCAGGAAACATAAACTACTGTTTCAATCCCACGGGAGAGGAAAGCATTACACAATTCGACAATTCAGTTTCAGCAGTTCAGCCTCATGTTCAAATGCCCAACCATGAATATGGATTTCAGGTCGAAGCACAGAGTGCCCAAAATGTGTTGTTGAATTCCACAGTACAACCCACAGATGAATATTGTGTCCCACTTCTCTCTTTCTCTGACTGGTTAAACTACATCCAATTGTCGAACTAA